From the Streptococcus oralis ATCC 35037 genome, one window contains:
- the purK gene encoding 5-(carboxyamino)imidazole ribonucleotide synthase: MSSSKTIGIIGGGQLGQMMAISAIYMGHKVIALDPAEDCPASRVAEIVVAPYNDVAALHQLAERCDVLTYEFENVDADGLDAVIKDGQLPQGTDLLRISQNRIFEKDFLSNKAQVTVAPYKVVTSNQDLADIDLSKNYVLKTATGGYDGHGQKVIRSAEDLEEAYALADSADCVLEEFVNFDLEISVIVSGNGKDVTVFPVQENIHRNNILSKTIVPARISESLAEKAKAMAVRIAEQLNLSGTLCVEMFATADDIIVNEIAPRPHNSGHYSIEACDFSQFDTHILGVLGAPLPAIKLHAPAVMLNVLGQHVEAAEKYVAENPSAHLHMYGKIEAKHNRKMGHVTLFSDVPDEVEEFGKGIDF; this comes from the coding sequence ATGAGCTCATCTAAAACAATCGGAATTATCGGTGGTGGTCAGCTGGGTCAGATGATGGCCATTTCTGCTATCTACATGGGGCACAAGGTTATCGCGCTGGATCCTGCGGAGGATTGCCCAGCCTCTCGCGTGGCGGAGATCGTCGTGGCTCCTTATAACGATGTGGCTGCCCTCCATCAGTTGGCTGAGCGTTGCGATGTCCTCACCTATGAATTTGAAAATGTCGATGCTGACGGCTTGGATGCTGTCATCAAGGATGGACAACTCCCTCAAGGAACAGATCTCCTTCGCATTTCTCAAAATCGCATTTTTGAAAAGGACTTTCTTTCAAATAAGGCTCAAGTCACTGTGGCACCCTACAAGGTTGTGACTTCAAATCAAGATTTGGCAGATATTGACCTTTCTAAAAACTATGTCCTCAAGACTGCGACAGGTGGCTACGATGGGCATGGGCAAAAGGTCATTCGCTCAGCAGAAGATTTGGAAGAAGCCTATGCGCTGGCTGATTCTGCAGACTGTGTCTTGGAAGAATTTGTCAACTTTGACCTTGAGATTTCAGTCATCGTGTCTGGTAATGGCAAGGACGTGACAGTTTTTCCGGTTCAGGAAAATATCCACCGCAACAATATCCTGTCTAAGACCATTGTCCCAGCTCGCATTTCAGAAAGTCTAGCTGAAAAAGCAAAAGCTATGGCCGTGAGAATCGCTGAGCAACTCAACTTGTCTGGAACGCTGTGCGTGGAAATGTTTGCGACTGCTGACGACATCATTGTCAATGAAATTGCGCCACGTCCACACAACTCTGGGCACTACTCTATCGAAGCCTGCGACTTCTCACAATTTGACACCCATATCTTGGGTGTTCTTGGAGCACCATTGCCAGCTATCAAACTACATGCGCCTGCTGTGATGCTCAATGTTCTCGGTCAGCATGTCGAGGCCGCTGAGAAATATGTCGCAGAAAATCCAAGTGCCCACCTCCACATGTATGGTAAAATAGAAGCGAAGCACAACCGCAAGATGGGGCATGTGACTTTGTTTAGTGATGTGCCAGATGAGGTAGAGGAGTTTGGGAAAGGGATTGATTTTTAA
- a CDS encoding AIPR family protein produces MVNNSLVLLDSVLAKRGITSGDDSEKFEVEMISEILKYYAISQDEIKSGIVDGSDDGGIDALYTFVNGNLVTEVNQKLVKSSAKIDLHIFTVKYEDTYQLHPLESIDSSISELFDLALNKDELKSKFNERLLKQRDIFNYVYRELITECSLDIKYHYISRGDKQKVSSLEHNIKMKADKIVSQTNNLLMDVKKSEFIFWGAEELLRICSVKLNEAAVLRVEHSFQDDSHFVATVKLKEFYKFISDENDNIKQYYFDSNVRNFLGSSTTNKDILDSLNDSDSSVDFWLLNNGITIIVEDATKITGNEIKLKDIQIVNGLQTSYNIHRYVTDSGGVRNLDSDNRNVLVKIIKTRSLDTKKRITKSTNNQTAISLYSLVHSNDQIQRDIELSLFEHGINYDRKSNQILDGTVVNPLFLAKAYCALVMKLPYRAYEINEDFLAESGNYRKFYNDSINIKLWPKIVVIHCATYRYLKECDREFSGKQIDLLAPIFSVCVFALYHAKFGFGIGELVSFNVEDINQFNFEIVLELLEEFLDETKYSLRELDRSKVEKYLYFFATKQNISSVEAFIRKKDPFIFNNIKPDIYRKIKQEYELLEEPYPGINRSIAKKLRVNPYTVYKAIEIIRNDAKK; encoded by the coding sequence ATGGTAAATAATAGTTTAGTTTTACTGGATTCTGTGTTGGCAAAAAGAGGGATTACAAGTGGTGATGACTCTGAAAAATTTGAGGTAGAAATGATTTCGGAGATTTTGAAATACTATGCAATATCTCAAGATGAAATTAAAAGTGGTATAGTTGACGGGTCAGATGATGGCGGGATAGATGCCCTATATACATTTGTAAATGGAAATCTAGTAACTGAAGTAAATCAAAAATTGGTAAAGTCTAGTGCGAAGATAGATTTACATATTTTTACGGTAAAATATGAAGATACATATCAGTTACACCCATTAGAAAGTATTGATTCATCGATTTCGGAATTATTTGATTTAGCACTTAACAAAGATGAGTTAAAGAGTAAATTTAACGAAAGATTGTTAAAACAAAGAGATATTTTCAATTATGTATATCGAGAATTAATAACGGAGTGTAGTTTAGATATAAAGTATCATTATATTAGTCGAGGTGATAAACAAAAGGTTTCTTCTCTTGAACACAATATAAAGATGAAAGCAGATAAAATTGTTTCTCAAACAAACAACCTACTAATGGATGTAAAAAAATCTGAGTTTATTTTTTGGGGAGCAGAGGAACTTCTAAGGATTTGTTCTGTTAAGTTGAATGAAGCTGCTGTTTTGAGAGTGGAGCACTCTTTTCAAGATGATAGTCATTTTGTTGCTACGGTAAAATTGAAAGAGTTTTATAAATTTATTTCAGATGAAAATGATAATATAAAACAATATTATTTCGATAGTAACGTAAGAAATTTTTTAGGTAGTAGTACGACTAATAAAGATATACTAGATTCATTGAACGATAGTGATAGTTCTGTGGATTTCTGGTTATTGAATAATGGAATTACTATTATTGTTGAAGATGCAACAAAAATAACGGGAAATGAGATTAAATTAAAAGATATCCAAATTGTGAATGGTTTACAAACTTCTTATAATATTCATCGTTATGTGACAGATAGTGGCGGTGTTCGAAACTTAGATTCAGATAATAGAAATGTTTTAGTGAAAATAATAAAGACACGGAGTTTAGATACAAAAAAACGAATTACTAAGTCAACAAATAATCAAACCGCAATTTCCTTATATTCATTAGTACATTCAAATGACCAAATTCAAAGAGATATTGAATTAAGTTTATTCGAACATGGAATAAACTATGATAGAAAATCAAATCAGATTTTGGATGGCACAGTAGTAAATCCATTGTTTTTAGCTAAGGCTTATTGTGCTTTGGTGATGAAATTACCATATAGAGCTTATGAAATTAATGAAGATTTCTTGGCCGAGAGTGGAAATTATCGAAAATTTTATAATGATTCAATCAATATAAAATTATGGCCTAAAATTGTAGTAATTCATTGTGCAACTTACAGATATTTAAAAGAATGTGATCGTGAATTCAGTGGGAAACAAATTGATTTGTTAGCTCCTATTTTCTCTGTTTGTGTTTTTGCTCTTTATCACGCAAAATTTGGTTTTGGAATTGGAGAGTTAGTATCGTTCAATGTTGAAGATATTAATCAATTTAATTTTGAAATAGTTCTAGAATTGTTGGAAGAATTTCTGGATGAAACAAAGTATTCCTTACGAGAATTGGATCGTTCTAAAGTGGAGAAATATTTATATTTCTTTGCAACCAAACAAAATATTTCGTCAGTTGAAGCCTTTATTCGTAAAAAAGATCCATTTATTTTTAATAATATAAAGCCGGACATTTATAGAAAAATAAAACAAGAATATGAATTATTAGAGGAGCCTTATCCAGGTATAAATAGGAGCATTGCTAAAAAATTGAGGGTTAATCCTTATACAGTTTACAAAGCTATTGAAATTATAAGAAATGATGCAAAGAAATAA
- the purB gene encoding adenylosuccinate lyase, whose product MINRYSRPEMANIWSEENKYRAWLEVEILADEAWAELGEIPKEDVALIREKADFDIDRILEIEQETRHDVVAFTRAVSETLGEERKWVHYGLTSTDVVDTAYGYLYKQANDIIRRDLENFTNIIADKAKEHKFTIMMGRTHGVHAEPTTFGLKLATWYSEMKRNIERFEHAAAGVEAGKISGAVGNFANIPPFVEEYVCDKLGIRAQEISTQVLPRDLHAEYFAVLASIATSIERMATEIRGLQKSEQREVEEFFAKGQKGSSAMPHKRNPIGSENMTGLARVIRGHMVTAYENVALWHERDISHSSAERIITPDTTILIDYMLNRFGNIVKNLTVFPENMIRNMNSTFGLIFSQRAMLTLIEKGMTREQAYDLVQPKTAQSWDNQVDFKPLLEADPEVTSRLTQEEIDEIFNPAYYTKRVDEIFERIGLGN is encoded by the coding sequence ATGATCAACCGTTACTCTCGCCCTGAGATGGCGAACATTTGGAGTGAAGAAAATAAATACCGTGCTTGGCTTGAGGTGGAAATCTTAGCTGATGAGGCATGGGCTGAGTTGGGGGAAATCCCTAAGGAAGATGTGGCTTTGATTCGCGAGAAAGCGGACTTTGACATCGACCGTATTTTAGAGATTGAGCAAGAGACGCGTCACGATGTGGTTGCCTTCACACGTGCGGTTTCTGAGACTCTTGGCGAAGAGCGCAAGTGGGTCCACTATGGATTGACTTCTACCGACGTGGTCGATACTGCCTATGGTTACCTCTACAAACAAGCCAACGACATCATCCGTCGTGATCTTGAAAACTTCACCAACATCATTGCTGACAAGGCTAAGGAGCACAAGTTCACCATCATGATGGGTCGTACCCACGGTGTGCACGCTGAGCCAACGACTTTTGGTCTGAAATTGGCAACTTGGTATAGCGAAATGAAGCGCAACATCGAGCGTTTCGAGCATGCAGCTGCTGGTGTGGAAGCTGGTAAGATTTCTGGTGCGGTTGGGAACTTTGCCAACATCCCACCATTTGTAGAGGAATATGTCTGCGACAAATTGGGTATCCGTGCTCAAGAAATCTCTACACAGGTCCTTCCTCGTGACCTCCACGCTGAGTATTTTGCAGTTCTTGCCAGCATCGCGACTTCCATCGAGCGCATGGCAACTGAGATCCGTGGTCTTCAAAAATCTGAGCAACGCGAAGTGGAAGAGTTCTTTGCTAAAGGGCAAAAAGGTTCATCCGCTATGCCTCACAAACGCAACCCAATCGGTTCTGAGAACATGACAGGTTTGGCGCGTGTTATCCGTGGTCATATGGTGACGGCCTATGAAAACGTCGCTCTCTGGCACGAACGTGATATTTCTCACTCATCAGCTGAGCGTATCATCACACCGGACACGACCATTTTGATTGACTACATGCTCAACCGTTTTGGAAACATCGTCAAGAACTTGACAGTCTTCCCAGAAAACATGATCCGCAACATGAACTCTACGTTTGGTCTTATCTTTAGCCAACGTGCTATGTTGACCTTGATTGAGAAAGGCATGACCCGTGAGCAAGCCTATGACTTGGTACAACCAAAAACAGCTCAATCATGGGATAACCAAGTAGACTTCAAACCACTCCTTGAAGCAGATCCAGAAGTGACTTCACGCCTCACTCAAGAAGAAATCGATGAAATCTTCAACCCTGCATACTACACCAAACGGGTGGATGAGATCTTTGAACGTATCGGACTTGGTAATTAA
- the strH gene encoding LPXTG-anchored beta-N-acetylhexosaminidase StrH: protein MKLEKKQRFSIRKYAVGAASVLIGFAFSAQVVSADGITPAPTAEETVQTIQESPQAVKETVDSKVPEKLEEKADKPVKEEVKEDQEAPRTVAPTTEESSAPVVTENATPTPTAEKESPAPAETPAESTSSEKKNEAVTPAVATPSTERAAQVNEKLAKRKMISIDAGRKYFSPDQLKEIIDKAKHYGYTDLHLLVGNDGMRFMLDDMTITANGKTYASDDVKRALENGTDAYYKDPNGNHLTESQMTDLINYAKNKGIGLIPTVNSPGHMDAILHAMKELGIQKPNFNYFGKESARTVDLDNKEAVAFTKALIDKYATYFAGKTDIFNIGLDEYANDATDAKGWSVLQAYKWYPEDGFPDKGYDKFIAYANDLARIVKSHGLKPMAFNDGIYYNSDTSFGTFDKDIIVSMWTGGWGGYDVASSKLLVEKGHQILNTNDAWYYVLGRNADGQGWYNLDQGLNGIKNTPITSVPKSDGATIPFIGGMVAAWADTPSARYSPSRLFKLMRSFANANAEYFAADYESAEQALKEVPTDLNRYTAESVAAVKEAEKAIRSLDSNLSRAQQDTIDQAIAKLQEAVSNLTFTPEAQKEEDAKREVEKLAKNKVISIDAGRKYFTLDQLKRIVDKASELGYSDVHLLLGNDGLRFLLDDMTIAANGKTYASDDVKKAIIEGTKAYYDDPNGTTLSQAEITELIEYAKSKGLGLIPAINSPGHMDAMLVAMEKLGIKNPQANFDKVSKTTMDLENEEAINFVKALIGKYMDFFAGKTKIFNYGTDEYANDATNAQGWYYLKWYGLYGKFAEYSNTLAAMAKERGLQPMAFNDGFYYEDKDDVEFDKDVIISYWSKGWWGYNLASPQYLASKGYKFLNTNGDWYYILGQKPEDGGGFLKKAIENTKKTPFNQLASTKYPEVDLPTVGSMLAIWADRPSAEYKEEEIFELMTAFADNNKDYFRANYNALREELAQIPANLDGYSKESLEALNAAKEALNYNLNRNKQAELDALVAKLKAARLSLKPAATHSGSLDENELAANVETKPELITRAEKIPFEVIKKENPNLPAGQEKIITPGVEGERTHYISVLTENGKQTETVLDSQVTKEPVTQVVEIGTPITHKGDEHGLAPAAETKPRLDIQEEEIPFTTVTRENPQLPKGQTQVVTKGANGHRTAFYSVSTSADGKEERTLVNSVVTQEAVTQVVEVGTAVEKAEQTAPTTAKADEKQLPATGSQDSAGLVAAGLMATLAAYGLTKRKED, encoded by the coding sequence ATGAAACTAGAAAAGAAACAGCGCTTCTCCATCCGTAAATACGCGGTTGGGGCAGCTTCTGTACTTATAGGATTTGCTTTTAGCGCTCAAGTCGTATCTGCCGACGGGATTACTCCAGCTCCAACAGCTGAAGAAACTGTTCAAACGATTCAGGAGAGTCCACAAGCAGTCAAAGAAACTGTAGACTCCAAGGTCCCAGAAAAACTGGAAGAAAAGGCTGACAAACCTGTAAAAGAGGAGGTCAAAGAAGACCAGGAGGCTCCTCGAACAGTTGCTCCAACAACAGAAGAGTCAAGCGCACCAGTTGTGACAGAAAATGCTACTCCAACTCCTACTGCCGAGAAAGAAAGCCCTGCCCCAGCTGAAACTCCTGCTGAAAGCACTTCTTCAGAAAAGAAAAATGAAGCCGTCACACCTGCAGTAGCCACTCCTAGCACGGAACGAGCAGCTCAGGTAAATGAAAAACTGGCAAAACGAAAAATGATCTCAATCGACGCTGGACGCAAGTACTTCTCTCCAGACCAACTCAAAGAAATCATCGACAAAGCCAAACACTACGGTTATACTGATCTTCATCTACTAGTTGGAAATGACGGCATGCGTTTTATGTTAGACGACATGACGATCACAGCCAATGGCAAAACCTATGCAAGTGACGATGTCAAACGTGCACTCGAAAACGGAACCGATGCCTACTACAAGGATCCAAACGGCAACCATTTGACAGAAAGTCAGATGACGGACTTGATCAACTATGCTAAAAACAAAGGCATTGGTCTCATCCCAACTGTAAATAGCCCTGGCCACATGGATGCGATTTTGCATGCCATGAAAGAACTAGGTATCCAAAAACCGAACTTCAACTACTTTGGCAAGGAATCTGCTCGTACCGTTGACCTTGATAACAAAGAAGCGGTTGCATTTACCAAAGCTCTAATCGACAAGTATGCTACTTACTTCGCTGGCAAAACTGACATCTTTAATATCGGACTGGACGAGTACGCCAATGATGCTACAGACGCTAAAGGCTGGAGCGTTCTTCAAGCCTATAAATGGTATCCAGAAGATGGATTCCCTGACAAGGGTTATGATAAATTTATCGCCTACGCCAACGACCTTGCTCGCATCGTCAAATCTCACGGCCTCAAACCAATGGCCTTTAACGATGGTATCTACTATAATAGCGACACTAGCTTTGGAACCTTTGACAAAGACATCATCGTTTCTATGTGGACTGGTGGATGGGGCGGATACGACGTCGCTTCTTCTAAACTTCTAGTTGAAAAAGGCCACCAAATCCTTAATACCAACGATGCTTGGTACTACGTCCTCGGACGAAATGCCGATGGCCAAGGATGGTATAACCTCGACCAAGGACTCAATGGTATCAAGAACACTCCAATCACTTCTGTACCAAAATCTGATGGGGCTACTATCCCGTTCATCGGGGGTATGGTAGCTGCTTGGGCGGACACCCCATCTGCACGCTATTCACCATCACGCCTCTTCAAACTCATGCGTAGCTTCGCAAATGCCAATGCTGAATACTTCGCAGCTGATTATGAGTCTGCTGAGCAAGCTCTGAAAGAAGTACCAACAGACCTTAATCGCTATACTGCAGAAAGTGTCGCAGCTGTAAAAGAAGCTGAAAAAGCCATTCGCTCACTTGATAGCAACCTCAGCCGTGCCCAACAAGACACCATTGACCAAGCAATCGCGAAACTCCAAGAAGCTGTCAGCAATTTGACCTTCACACCAGAAGCTCAAAAAGAAGAAGACGCGAAACGCGAAGTTGAAAAACTTGCCAAGAACAAGGTAATCTCTATCGATGCTGGGCGTAAGTACTTCACGCTCGATCAACTCAAACGCATCGTAGACAAGGCGAGCGAACTCGGCTACTCTGATGTGCATCTTCTCCTAGGAAATGATGGACTTCGCTTCCTACTTGATGATATGACTATCGCTGCTAACGGAAAAACTTATGCAAGTGACGACGTCAAAAAGGCCATCATCGAAGGAACAAAAGCTTACTACGATGATCCAAACGGAACCACTCTTAGTCAAGCTGAAATCACTGAATTGATCGAGTACGCAAAATCAAAAGGCCTCGGACTCATCCCAGCGATCAACAGCCCAGGTCACATGGATGCCATGCTCGTCGCTATGGAAAAACTTGGAATCAAGAATCCTCAAGCCAACTTTGACAAGGTATCCAAAACAACCATGGACCTTGAAAACGAAGAGGCGATTAACTTTGTCAAAGCCCTCATCGGCAAGTACATGGACTTCTTTGCAGGCAAAACTAAGATCTTCAACTACGGTACAGACGAATATGCCAATGATGCTACCAACGCGCAAGGCTGGTACTACCTCAAATGGTATGGACTCTATGGCAAGTTTGCTGAGTACTCTAACACTCTTGCTGCTATGGCCAAAGAAAGAGGCCTTCAACCAATGGCCTTCAACGATGGTTTCTACTACGAAGACAAGGATGATGTTGAGTTTGACAAGGATGTCATCATCTCTTACTGGTCTAAGGGATGGTGGGGTTACAACCTTGCATCTCCTCAGTACCTGGCAAGCAAAGGCTACAAATTCCTTAACACCAACGGAGACTGGTACTACATTCTCGGCCAGAAACCTGAAGATGGTGGTGGTTTCCTCAAAAAAGCAATTGAAAATACTAAAAAAACACCATTTAACCAGCTTGCATCTACCAAATATCCTGAGGTAGACCTTCCAACCGTCGGAAGCATGCTTGCTATCTGGGCAGACAGACCAAGTGCTGAGTACAAGGAAGAAGAAATCTTTGAACTCATGACTGCCTTTGCAGACAATAATAAAGACTACTTCCGCGCTAACTACAATGCCCTCCGTGAGGAACTTGCTCAAATCCCTGCAAACTTGGATGGATACAGCAAGGAAAGCTTGGAGGCCCTAAATGCAGCGAAAGAAGCTCTCAACTACAACCTCAACCGTAACAAACAAGCCGAGTTAGACGCTCTCGTAGCCAAGCTCAAAGCAGCCCGCCTAAGCCTTAAACCAGCGGCAACCCACTCAGGAAGCCTCGATGAAAACGAACTAGCTGCCAATGTTGAAACCAAACCGGAACTCATCACAAGAGCAGAAAAGATTCCATTTGAGGTCATCAAGAAGGAAAATCCGAACCTCCCAGCCGGTCAGGAAAAGATCATCACACCAGGTGTAGAGGGCGAACGCACTCATTACATCTCTGTCCTTACTGAAAATGGGAAACAAACAGAAACGGTACTAGATAGCCAAGTAACCAAAGAACCTGTGACCCAAGTGGTTGAAATCGGCACCCCTATTACGCACAAAGGGGACGAACACGGTCTTGCTCCAGCCGCAGAAACAAAACCAAGACTGGATATCCAAGAGGAAGAAATTCCATTCACTACTGTGACACGTGAAAATCCTCAATTACCAAAAGGACAAACGCAAGTTGTTACTAAAGGAGCCAACGGCCACCGTACTGCCTTCTACTCTGTGAGCACTAGTGCTGATGGAAAAGAAGAAAGAACGCTTGTCAATAGCGTGGTAACACAGGAAGCGGTCACTCAAGTTGTTGAAGTCGGCACTGCCGTTGAGAAAGCTGAGCAAACTGCACCAACTACTGCCAAAGCAGATGAAAAACAACTCCCTGCAACAGGAAGTCAAGACTCTGCAGGCTTGGTCGCAGCAGGACTTATGGCCACACTAGCAGCCTACGGACTGACTAAGAGAAAAGAAGACTAA
- a CDS encoding GntR family transcriptional regulator, translating to MAIPKYQYIKDELKNKIISGQFASGDKFYTEAELIAMYDVSSITVVRALNDLAKDGYIVRQQGKGTFVSRARKHKLVEFSDVEIFETKDDKVTVLSIERGNKLEYLDKLGLRGDQFYYKIERIRQTNDVTYIYHTSYIPEQYINANYPNLDYYSSIYTRFKLDYRIHMSDEHFEEINEIAFPTPEHAASVLGIDTQFPTVFQTKTTKLEATGQVLAYSETYKRADYYKIKFISCNRGH from the coding sequence ATGGCTATTCCTAAATACCAATATATTAAAGATGAATTAAAAAATAAAATCATCTCTGGTCAATTTGCAAGTGGAGATAAATTTTATACAGAAGCCGAATTGATCGCGATGTACGATGTGAGTTCAATCACAGTTGTTCGTGCCTTGAACGACCTTGCTAAAGACGGCTACATTGTCCGCCAACAAGGTAAAGGTACTTTCGTTTCACGTGCCCGCAAGCACAAACTCGTTGAGTTTTCAGATGTCGAAATCTTTGAAACAAAAGACGATAAAGTTACTGTCCTTTCTATCGAGCGCGGAAACAAACTTGAATATTTAGATAAACTTGGACTACGTGGAGATCAATTCTACTATAAGATTGAACGTATTCGTCAGACAAACGACGTGACATACATCTACCACACATCTTATATTCCTGAGCAATACATCAATGCCAACTATCCAAATCTTGACTATTATAGCTCTATCTATACACGTTTCAAATTGGATTACCGCATTCACATGAGTGATGAACATTTTGAGGAAATCAACGAAATCGCATTCCCAACTCCAGAGCATGCTGCTTCTGTACTCGGAATCGATACACAATTCCCAACTGTCTTCCAAACGAAGACTACAAAACTTGAGGCCACTGGCCAAGTCCTTGCCTATAGTGAAACTTATAAGCGAGCAGACTACTACAAAATCAAATTCATCTCATGTAACCGAGGTCATTAA
- a CDS encoding glycoside hydrolase family 35 protein has product MTRFKIEDDFYLDRKPFKILSGAIHYFRIPAEDWYHSLYNLKALGFNTVETYVAWNLHEPVEGEFDFEGARNLERFLQIAQDLGLYAIVRPSPFICAEWEFGGLPAWLLTKDMRIRSSDPAYIEAVARYYDQLLPRLVPRLLDNGGNILMMQVENEYGSYGEDKSYLRAIRKLMEDRGIDCPLFTSDGPWRATLKAGTLIEDDLFVTGNFGSKAPYNFSQMQEFFDEHGKKWPLMCMEFWDGWFNRWKEPIITRDPKELAEAVREVLEQGSINLYMFHGGTNFGFMNGCSARGTLDLPQVTSYDYDALLDEEGNPTAKYLAVKKMMATHFPEYPQLEPLYKESMEIGSIPLVEKVSLFETLDNLSSPTESLYPKAMEELGQSYGYLLYRTEASWDAEEERLRIIDGRDRAQLFVDGQWIATQYQTEIGEDIYCQGNREGFSEIDILIENMGRVNYGHKFLADTQRKGIRTGVCKDLHFLLNWKQYPLPLDNPEKIDFSKGWTEGQPAFYAFDFTVEEPKDTYLDLSEFGKGVAFVNGRHLGRFWNVGPTLSLYIPHSYLKEGANRIIIFETEGEYKEEIHLTRKPTLKHIKGENL; this is encoded by the coding sequence ATGACCAGATTTAAAATTGAGGACGATTTCTATTTAGACAGAAAACCGTTCAAGATTTTGTCCGGCGCCATTCATTATTTTAGGATTCCAGCAGAGGATTGGTATCATTCTCTCTATAACTTAAAGGCACTTGGCTTTAATACAGTCGAGACCTATGTGGCTTGGAATTTACACGAACCTGTTGAAGGGGAGTTTGATTTTGAAGGTGCCAGAAATTTGGAGAGATTTCTTCAAATTGCACAAGATCTAGGTCTCTATGCCATTGTACGCCCGTCTCCATTTATCTGTGCGGAATGGGAATTTGGTGGCTTGCCGGCTTGGCTCTTGACAAAGGACATGCGAATTCGCTCGTCCGACCCGGCCTACATCGAGGCTGTTGCTCGCTATTATGACCAATTATTGCCAAGGCTTGTGCCTCGCTTGTTGGATAATGGTGGAAACATTCTTATGATGCAAGTCGAAAATGAATATGGCTCTTATGGAGAAGATAAGTCTTATCTACGAGCAATTCGGAAATTGATGGAAGACCGAGGGATTGATTGCCCACTCTTTACTTCAGATGGCCCATGGAGGGCTACTCTGAAAGCCGGAACCTTGATCGAAGACGATCTCTTTGTGACAGGAAACTTCGGTTCTAAAGCTCCGTACAACTTTTCACAGATGCAGGAATTCTTTGATGAGCATGGCAAGAAATGGCCCCTCATGTGTATGGAATTCTGGGATGGTTGGTTCAACCGTTGGAAAGAACCCATCATCACTCGTGATCCTAAAGAATTGGCAGAAGCTGTTCGAGAGGTATTGGAGCAAGGCTCTATCAACCTTTACATGTTCCATGGTGGTACAAACTTTGGTTTCATGAATGGTTGCTCGGCTCGAGGAACTCTGGATTTGCCGCAAGTCACATCTTACGACTATGATGCCCTTCTCGATGAAGAAGGAAATCCAACTGCTAAATACTTAGCAGTCAAGAAGATGATGGCAACCCACTTCCCAGAGTATCCACAGTTGGAACCACTCTATAAGGAAAGCATGGAGATAGGGTCCATTCCATTGGTCGAAAAAGTTTCCTTGTTTGAAACCCTGGATAATCTCTCTAGTCCTACTGAAAGCCTCTATCCAAAAGCGATGGAAGAACTTGGTCAAAGTTATGGCTACCTTCTCTACCGCACGGAGGCAAGTTGGGATGCAGAAGAGGAACGTCTCCGTATCATCGATGGACGTGACCGAGCTCAACTCTTTGTAGATGGTCAATGGATTGCTACTCAATACCAGACAGAGATTGGCGAAGACATCTACTGTCAAGGCAACCGAGAAGGCTTTTCAGAGATTGACATCTTGATTGAAAATATGGGGCGTGTCAACTACGGACATAAGTTTTTGGCAGATACGCAGCGTAAAGGAATTCGAACAGGTGTCTGCAAGGATCTACATTTCTTACTGAATTGGAAACAATATCCACTGCCACTGGATAATCCTGAGAAGATTGATTTTTCAAAAGGATGGACAGAAGGACAACCAGCCTTTTACGCTTTCGACTTTACTGTTGAAGAGCCGAAGGATACCTACTTAGACTTGTCTGAGTTTGGTAAGGGAGTTGCCTTTGTCAACGGGCGTCACCTAGGGCGTTTCTGGAACGTCGGCCCGACCCTCTCACTTTATATCCCTCATAGTTATCTCAAGGAAGGTGCTAACCGCATCATCATCTTTGAAACTGAGGGCGAATATAAAGAAGAGATTCATTTAACTCGTAAACCTACACTAAAACACATAAAGGGGGAAAACTTATGA